From the genome of Thermosynechococcus sp. NK55a:
TCTCGATTTTGGGTCGCAATACTCGGAACTGATTGCCCGCCGCATTCGGGAGACCCAAGTCTATTCCGAGGTCATTTCCTATCGCACCACTGCTGAGCAACTCGCCCAATTGGCACCCAAGGGCATTATTCTCTCCGGTGGCCCCAACTCTGTCTATGACGAAAATGCGCCCCAATGCGATCCGGAGATCTGGAACCTGGGGATTCCCATTCTTGGGGTGTGCTACGGCATGCAACTGATGGTGCAACAGTTGGGGGGAAGGGTGGAGCGAGCGATCGCCGGCGAGTATGGCAAGGCGGCGCTTTTTATTGATGACCCCACGGATCTGCTCACCAATGTTGAGCAGGAAACAATTATGTGGATGAGTCATGGCGATAGTGTCACGGAGTTGCCCCCGGGTTTTCGGGTCTTGGCGCATACCCACAATACGCCAATGGCAGCGATCGCCCATCCCGAGCGGAAACTCTATGGAGTTCAGTTTCACCCAGAGGTGGTGCATTCCCTGGGGGGCATTGCCCTGATCCGCAACTTTGTCTATCACATTTGTGATTGCGAACCCACTTGGACAACTGCTGCCTTTGTTGAAGAAGCCATCCGGGAAGTGCGAGCCAAAGTGGGGGACAAACGGGTGCTCCTTGCCCTGTCGGGGGGGGTAGATTCCTCGACGCTGGCCTTTTTGCTGCACCGTGCCATTGGCGATCAACTCACCTGTATGTTTATTGATCAAGGGTTTATGCGCAAAGGGGAACCCGAGCGACTTCTCAAGCTCTTTCAGGAGCAGTTTCACATCAAGGTGGAGTACGTCAATGCCCGCGATCGCTTCCTTGCCCAACTGGTGGGGGTCACCGATCCTGAAGAAAAGCGCAAACGCATTGGCCATGAATTTATCCGCGTTTTCGAAGAAGAATCACAGCGGCTAGGTCCCTTTGACTACTTAGCGCAGGGAACCCTTTATCCCGATGTCATTGAATCTGCCAATGCCAACATTGACCCCCAAACTGGTGAGCGCGTAGCCGTGAAAATTAAAAGCCACCACAATGTTGGCGGCCTGCCGGAGAACTTGCGTTTTAAGCTGGTGGAACCCCTACGCAAGCTCTTTAAGGATGAAGTGCGCCAAGTGGGGCGATCGCTGGGGCTACCCGAAGAAATTGTGCGGCGGCATCCCTTTCCCGGTCCTGGTTTAGCAATTCGGATTCTGGGGGAAGTGACCCCGGAACGCCTAGAGATTCTGCGGGATGCGGATCTGATTGTGCGGCAGGAAATTAACCGCGCTGAGATGTATCACGACTTTTGGCAAGCCTTTGCGGTGCTACTGCCGATTCGTACCGTGGGAGTCATGGGGGATCAGCGCACCTATGCCTATCCGGTGGTGCTGCGATTTGTCACTAGCGAAGATGGCATGACCGCCGACTGGGCACGGGTCCCCTACGACCTCCTGGAGCGAATTTCTAACCGCATTGTCAACGAAGTGCCGGGGGTGAATCGGGTGGTCTATGACATTACCTCCAAGCCGCCGGGAACCATTGAGTGGGAGTAAATTTGCTGGCAGGGGGAGCGATCAGTTTCCCTGGGAGAGATGGTGGTGTGAGGGATGTGGCATGAATAGTAAATGGACGCTGGCCCTTAGCTTCGGTGCAGGTGTGTGGCTGCCCCTAGGGGCAACGGCGCAATCTGGTCCACCCCAGTGGCAAATTGAGGCTCGGCCGACAACTCCCCCAACCTTTGAAGTGGTACCAACGCCGGAAACTCCCCCCCAGTGGCAAGCTGGTCCTGAACCCAGTGGCGATCGCCCGTGGCAGCCAGCGACCTCAGAGGAATTGGCGCAACCGGTTTTACCTCCCGTCGCTGAGCAGGCACCGAGACCGGTCATTGCCGAAGAACCCCAGTATCGCATTCCCCCCTTAATGCGTCCGCCTACCCGTCTCTTTAACTTGGAGACGGCCAATATCCTGCCCGAGCAAACCCTTGAACTGCGGGGGGGAATTCGCAACTATGATCCCGAAGTGGCTGGCGGCGGCGGCGGTCTACAAATTTTCTATGGCTCCATTGACTATGCCATCAATCATCGTTTGCAAGTGAGCTTTAGTGGCAATTACTACGACGACCCCTTGGGACGCTTGGTGAATGGGCTACAACCTGACCTTCAGTTTGGGGCGATCGCCGGTGGTTTCAAATATCAAGTGCATCGTGGCAAAAACCTCTCTGTAGCCGTGGCTGGCTCCCTAGAGGCGGTGCGGCTGCGATCGAGCAATTTTCTCTTTACGCCTGCTGCGGCGCCAACAGGGACATGGACGGTGGCTGCTTCACTCCAAGTTCCCCTTACCTACACCTTCAATCCCCAGTTACAGTGGCACTTTACACCAAACCTCACCTACTTTCCCGCCACCATTAACGGCGGGGCAAACTTCTACGACACCAACGTCAACTTTGGCACCGGCATCAGTTGGCAACCCCATCCTCGGTTTAACCTCTTTGCCGATGTGAATATGCCGGTGGGGCCTGGGGGCAATGCGGTGCGCAGTAGTGATGGCGCGATCGTCAACCTGCCCGTGTGGAGTGCTGGTGTGCGTTTCCTCGTGAACCCCTCGGTGAGTATTGATCTGGCAGCAACCAACGCCTTTGGAATCACCCCTGCAAGTCGTACCTTGGCTTTTTTGCCCGGTGCCGATCAAGTGGGCATCATGGCGGGATTAAGCTATACCCCCAATATGGGACCTGATTTTGCTCCCCCTTTTCTGCCCAGTTTTCGCAGCGGGCCGCGGCAACCCCTCACAGATCGCGATCGCCAGCTGCTCCTTAATGGTCTGACTCTTACTTCCCCCAGTACCCTCGATCCAGGTATGCTGTACCTGCGGGGCAATAGCGGCACCACAGGAACCGGTTTTCAGGTGGGCTTTGGGCTGGCCTACGATGCCCAATTGACTGTTGCCATTGAACAGTGGGAGCGCGGCAGAACCCTCATCGAAAACATCAACTACAGTGGCAACCTGCAGTTGGGGCTGGCAGCCAAGTTGCGCTTCCTCGATCAGGCTCAAGGAGATCCCTTTTCTTTCGCCTTTCAAGGCTCATTTAATCGTGGCATTGAGCAGGGAGGGGGTGCGAGTCGTTCCCTAGGGGGTTTGGAACTCGCCTTTATGTATGAGCCAACCAAGAATGTGGCACTGCTGCTGAATCCGAAGTTGGGGATTTTGACGCCGGCTCAAAAAGTGGTGGGTGGCGTTGGGATCGGCCTCAATGTTGAAGTTGTCCGCAACCTCCAATTTATTGCCGAAGCCACACCTGTCTTTGGGCAAACAGGTGTTTACAGTGCAGGATTGCGCTATGTCGTGCCCCAGTGGGGTCTGGGAATTGATCTCTATGGCTCAACGGCAGTTGGCAGCAGTATTCCCAATTCAGGTCTCATCGGTCAAGAGTCCCCAGGGGTAGGGGTTAATCTCCATTGGTTATTTGGCGGATCGCGGTAGTAAGATCACTGGAACCAGCGCCCTTCTGGGTTCCCCGTCTGAGCACTGATGACTCAGCGGCTCATCAACACCAGCCTCCAAGAGAATCCTACACTGGCTTAGACGTCTACCCAGAGAGCATTCTCCTCCTCTTAGGTCTGCTTAGGTCTGCAAAAAAACGCAGACCCTAGGATCTAGCTATAGATGCCCTTCTCATTGCATTGGAAGAGGGCTTTGATGTGCTCCCAAGGTTTCATCAGGGTATTCTCTTCATCATTCGACTCCTTTAGCACCTCATTAGAGGCTGTGATGAACTGAGACTGTGCTGCCTCCGAGAGATCTGCGCGCACCTCTGGGGAAATGTCCTCTGGACTGGACAACTCCCCCTCCGGTTGACGATCTGTCGGGGATCAGATGAGCGATGCCATATTCTCCTGCAAGCATTTTTCCAGCAGCTTCTTGATGTAGGTGGCCTGGTCCTCCTGCTGGAAAAGAACGTTCCGTGCCTCGAAATCATCTCTGGTCATACCCCCATTCCACCAATGAATCTGATTCAAGGGCGTCCTGGAAATGTCGTCTGGTAGTTTATCCACTTTCTGCCTTATGGGCTTCGACGACAAAGGGTCGGCGCACAAGCAAAAATACACATCGGCGATGTGACTCCTCAAGATGCTTTGATCAATTTCTCTTACTTCTCAAAAGCTGCTGATATGTCCTCCGGTTTCCAATGACCCAGTTCAGCAGCGGGCTGCGCAGCGGACTGTCCGTTGGAAGTGGTTGTTAGATACCCCGTTCAGGCGATCGCCCATTCTGCAGACAGAAGCTCTGTCTGTTCTAACACCGTCTGCGTCGCCTTTTCCTGCTTGTCCGGCGGGTAACCGTATTTGCGCAAGATGCGCTTGACCAGGCGCCGCAGGTTGGCGCGAACGTTTTCGCGCACCGTCCAGTCTATGGTCACGCTTTGCCGCACGATCTGCACAAGCTCCCGGGCAATCTGCCTGAGCGTGGGCTCGCCGAGCACTTTCACCGCGCTGTCGTTGGTCTCAAGCGCGTCGTAGAAGGCCAGCTCCTCTTCTGACAATTTCAGCTCTTCGCTACGGCGGTCCGCCTCGCGCATCTCTCTTGCCAGCGCAATGAGTTCTTCGATCACCTGCGCTGCTTCGATCGCCCGATTCTGATAGCGACGGAGTGCCTGTTCGAGCAACTCCGCAAAGGAACGCGCCTGGACGAGATTCTTCTTGCGGCGCAGGCAGCAGCGCGAGCCACTCCTCAGGCCTGCCGGTCTTTCAGGCCATTCAGGCGAAGCGAACACACCCTACAGACTCGACAACAGCCCATCCACTCCCATTCAATCGGCAGCCCCTGTCTAGGGCAGTTCCGGAAGTCCGAGCTCTTTTAGAAACACATTATGCCGATCGCGAGCCTCCTCGATCTTACGAGTCAACTCGACAAGCTCTTTATGAACCTGTTGTAAATCTATTTCCGGCTCTTCTTTAGCCGTGCTGACATACCGGGGGATGTTGAGATTGAAGTCGTTTTCCTCAATCTCCTTCATGCTCACCCGACGGGAGGCGAACAAGGCGCCGTTGTCGAGTTCTTCCTTCACCTCGCGGCGAAACTGGTAGGTCTCGACGATCTTGTCAACGTGCTCGGAAAGAAGCCGGTTCTGGCGCTTGTCCTTCTCGTAAAGCTCGGCGGCGTTGATAAAGAGCACATCGTCAAACTTCTTGGACTTCTTGAGTACTAAGATGCACACCGGGATGCCGGTGGAGTAGAAAAGATTGGGCGCCAGCCCGATCACCGTGTCGATGTTGCCGTCGAGCAGCAGCTTCTTGCGGATCTTCTCCTCCGCTTTGCCGCGAAAGAGCACCCCGTGCGGCAGAATGATGGCCATGGTCCCTTCACGGTGTAGGAAGTGAAACCCATGCAAGAGGAACGCAAAATCCGCCGCTGATTTGGGGGCTAGCCCGTACCCCTTGAAGCGAAAATCATCCGCCATGGTTTCGGCAGGTTCCCAGCGGTAGCTAAAGGGAGGATTGGCCACCACCGCGTCGAATTCGATCTTCTTGGCCGGGTTCTCCTCGCGCAGAATCGGCCATTCGTTCAGCAGCGAGTCGCCATGTTCGTTATCACTGAACTGCTTAAACAGCTCGGAGTCATCTTGGAGCAGCGCGAGTATCACCCGCTGAAGCGCCCTGTCGTGCTCGATGCGGGCGTTCTGCTTGTCGGAATTCTTGCGGGCATTTTGGTAAGCGGCGTCAGCCGCCATGCGGGCAGGAATCTCCTCGGTGATGAGCTGGCGCAATCGGGACTTGCCCCCAGCATAGATAGGCGTCAATCCCATTGATCCCGAACCTCGGTGAGGAAAAAGCAGAACACTGTGCCCCCTTGACTAATCGCGGGCAAGGTTTTCAAAGCGGGTGTATTGAGGGTCAAACAGCAGCTTCACTGTGCCCACAGGGCCATTGCGGTGTTTGGCAATCAACAGCTCACAAATCCCGCGATCGGGGGTGTCGGGATTGTAATAATCATCGCGGTACAGCAAAATGACGAGGTCAGCATCCTGTTCAATCGATCCCGATTCCCGCAGGTCCGACATCAGGGGACGCTTGTTTTGCCGCGATTCAACGCTGCGGCTGAGTTGAGAAAGGGCAATGACGGGAACATTGAGTTCCCGCGCCAGGGCCTTGAGGGAGCGGGTAATTTTGGAGAGTTCTTGGACGCGGCCTTCACTGGTTTCTTCGCCGCCCATGAGTTGCAGGTAGTCAATCAAAATGAGGCCGAGACCATTGGGATGCTCGGCATGGAGTCGGCGGGCAGTGGAGCGAATTTCCCCAAGGGTGGGATTTGGGGTGTCGTCAATGTAGATGGGCAGTTGCGAGAGAATCCCGATCGCCCGACTCAGGGGTTCCCACTGGTGTTGGCTGATGCGCCCCGCCCGTAAATAGTTGCTGTCAATGCGGGCTTCACTGGCCAGGAGCCGTTGCACCAGTTGTTCCTTAGACATTTCAAGGCTGTAGATGGCCACCCCCAGATTGTGAATTTCAGCAATGCGGCGGGCAATTTGCAGGGCGATCGCCGTCTTGCCCATAGAAGGGCGCCCCGCAATGATAATCAAGTCCGATCGCTGGAAGCCTTGGGTCAGGTTGTCCAGGTCATAAAAATTGCAGAATAAACCCGGCTGAATATTGCCGATCGCCCGCTGCTCCAATTCCGCGAAGGTACGGGTAAGAATCTCATCGGTGCGTGTCAATCCCTGCTGAATACGATCCTGGGTAACGCTAAAGATTTGCTGTTCAGCGCGATCCAAAATGGTATTCAACGAAAGGCTGGTATCGTAGCCTAGCTTGACCACTTGGTTGCCCGCTTCAATGAGTTTGCGGCGCAGATACTTTTCTTTGACCAAGAGGGCGTAACGATCAATGTTAATGGCACTGACCGTCCGTTCTACTAATTCTGCCAGTTTGGCCTGTCCACCCACTTTCTCTAATAGCTCTTGATCCTGTAGCCAAGCAGTGACACACAGCAGATCCGTAGGGCTGCCGCGGCTGTGGAGAGAAACCATCGCCCGATAGATCTCGCGGTGGGCCCTGAGGTAAAAAGCCTCAACCGGCAAAATATCCACCACCCGGTTGATGGCTTCCGGATCTAAGAGAATACCCCCCAAAATCCACTCTTCGGCTTCGAGGTTCTGGGGGGGAATCAGTTCACTATCAAGCTGAAAACTCGGCTCCTGAACCATTAGATAGGTTCGCCCTAGTCGGGAACAACTTGAATATTGAGTTTGACACTCACTTCGGGATGGAGCTTGATTTCAGCGGCATAGGTGCCCAATTTACGAATTTCCGGCAGAACTATGTCACGACGGTCAACGGTTTCGCCCGTGATGGCCTGGATTGCCTCGGCCACATCCTTGGGCGTGACACTGCCAAAGAGCATATCTTTTTCACCCGCAGGCATGGAGATGGTAATAGTGGCCAGTTTTTCCAGGGTGGCTTTTTGTTTTTCAGCAACGACCTTGAGTTCAGCAAGGCGCTGCCGTTCCTTTTCTTGGAGCCGCTCTACCCGCCGTAGGGCACTGGGGGTTGCTGGCTCGGCAATCCCCCTCGGAAATAGGTAGTTACGGGCATAGCCGGGGGCGACTTCGACGACTTGACCCATTCGCCCGAGTTTATTGACGGTTTCATTCAAGACAACTTGCACCCGCTTTGCCATGGGGATCCTCTTTCAGTGTATACGGATTAACAGCAAGCGTCAGCGCTAGTGGCTACGGCTGCTATTTTAGGACAAACAACTATTTTATAGTCTTCGGGGGCGAACACCTAGGGTGCACTGCGCGATCGCGACAAAAAAAGGGCAGAACACTGTTCCACCCTTAGACCGAGTTTGTTCAAAAGTTAAGGGTTCACTTAGAGGGGATGGAAGAGCAAGTCGGGATAGAAGCGATTAAATTCAATCAAAATCCCAGCGGTAATCGTCATCCAAATGGCGGCCAGCACGGGCGCAGTAGAAAGATAGGTCAAAAAATGTTTCATGGTACGTTGTCCTTAATCACAGTCAACGGCAGTGAAGTTAGCGAGGAGAAACAGTGATTTCATTGTCTTTGGCGGTGAGTTCACCCGCTGCCAGCTCCTTGAGGGCGGCCAAAGGCCAGGCAAACCCCGTAAGCATAAATTTAATGGCAAGGGGGACATCAATAATGATTTCTTTTTCGTTGGCCTCACCGCTGTTGCGCACGGCAATTAAGTAGGCGCGACCCACCCAGCCAATCCAGCCGGCAATATACAGGAACAGCGCACTGGGAATCAGAAAATCACCGGCGCGGCTGAGGCGACCATCCACAACAAGGTGGGGCAAGCCATCTTGGCCACAGAGGGCCTGGCTGTAGCGCTCAAACCGTTTTTGGCCGGAGGCGGGATCAGCGGTGGTATTGACGGCAGCAGCGGCCCGCTTTTGAAATGCCGGGGAATCTTTGCAAGGAACGAGTCCGGCCACGTCAGCAGAAGCTAGGGGGGTAAAGCCTAGCCACAGGGTCAAAACAAGGAGTAGGGCTAACAATCGACGCATGGAGTGTTGTCCTCAAATGCAGACAGGTCAAAGTGCATTCGCGGAGAGAGCAATCCCTCCCAAAGCTGCCATCATTTTAGCGGATGGGCCTCAACCCAACCCTAGGGGAAAGGTTAATAATTTTTACGAGGGCAAATAGTGACTAATGCTTCCTCTGGCGATCGCTCTATCAATGCCAGCGATCCCACAGTAATCTCAGGCAGCAGCGTCAAGGCTTATTCCTATTGAGATAACCCCAGCCCCTTTGCTAAATTGGATCCATGCCTTATAAGCTAAAGCTTTCAAGCATTTGCGCGTCGGTCTAGTCGGGGAAAAGCAACCCAAGATGAGCGGCTTTTGGTTTTAGCACCTATGAAGAATTGGTATGCAACATTTTTCTCCTGCCTTGCCCCCCATGGATGCTGACCCGACGTTTGACTTGCCTGAGAAGAAGATTCTAGAGACCTTACCTCCCCAACAATTAGTGGCGATTATTTTGCGTCAGCAGCAAATTATTAATCAACTGCGCCATGCCCTCTTGCAAATTCCCGGGGTCCCTGAGGTCCTTCATCCGGGAGCGCCGGCCCCTCCAGAACCTCATCTAGCGCTGGTGAGCGAGGACACGGTTTGTTATTTTCCCTTAACGGGGGGGAACTGCTGGACAATTGGCCGCAGTGAAGACAATTCCATTGTCCTCAGCGATCGCTGGATGTCACGGAACCATGCCATGATTCAGCGCCTCGGACAGGGGGAGTTTTATCTCATTGATCTCGGCAGTCGCAATGGCACGTTTGTCAACGGTCGCCGCGTCAGCATTCCCGTTGCCCTGCACAATGGCGATCGCATTACCTTTGGCCAAACGGAACTCGACTTTTTTAATGAACCCTTTGCCCCCCTGTTTGCCGACAATGCCGCTTTGTCTTTGCTGCAATCCGAAGGCTCCTCCACGGCCCTTCTCCATGTCCGCCGCCTATTGACGGTTCTGGTCGTGGATATTCGTGACTTTACGAAACTCACACGGCAGTTAGAAGAGGAGCTGCTGTCGGAACTCATTGGCACGTGGTTTCATCGGGCAGGGGAAATTATTCGGCAATATGGTAGCTGGGTGGACAAGTACATCGGGGATGCGGTAATGGCAGTTTGGATCCACGAAAGCGAGGAGATTGGCTGTCAAGAAATTTGCCACACCCTCTCTGCCTTAGAGGATTTACGGCTCATGACGGGAGAACTGCACCAGCAATATCCCTTGCCGTGGCCATTGCGCATTGGTTCTGGCTTGAATACGGGCTATGCAATGGTGGGCAATACAGGAAGTGGCGATCGCCCAGATTACACTGCTTTGGGAGATACCGTTAATGCTGCTTTTCGCCTTGAGAGTGCCACCAAAACCATTGCCGCTGATTTGGCCATGGGAGCAACCACCTACCACTACCTTGTGCAATCTTGTCCAACCCCTGTGCCATTTCAACTTCAAGTCCTGAATCTGAAGGGCTATGAAGCCCCTGTGCCTGCCTATGTAGGCACCTTTGATGACCTGCATTCCTTCCTTGACCAAGCCCTCAAAAGCAGAGACACCCTACATTAAACACCTTGAAAAAGGCGATGAAGGGACGGCTTCTGTCTGGTATGATTGAATCACCTGTAGGGGGCAGCCTAGACAGTGGTCTATATGTAGGTGTAATGCCTCAGGTGCCTCTGTCATCCTGCTGGCGATCGGTGACTGCCGCCTGCGCTGGCTGTGCGATGTGGTCAGTTCTTTGCTTTCATTCTTAATGAACCGCTGTTTTTGGTAATGACCTGTGAGATTTGGGAGGTAAAGGAATTATGCAACGTTTGGGCCGCTGGCTAGCATTGGCTTACTTTGTGGGCGTTAGCCTGTTGGGCTGGATCAACTGGAGTGCCCCAACCTTGGCGGCAACTGCATCCACCGCGGAAGAACTGGTCAATGTGGTCGATGAGAAACTCGGCACTGCCTATGGCGAAAAAATTGACCTCAACAATACCAACATTGCCGCCTTCATCCAGTACCGCGGCCTCTATCCAACTCTGGCTAAATTAATTGTTAAAAATGCACCCTATCAATCCGTTGAAGATGTCCTCAACATCCCCGGTCTAACAGAACGGCAAAAGGAAATTCTGCGCCAAAACCTGGATCACTTCACCGTCACCGAGGTGGAAACGGCTCTCGTTGAGGGGGGCGATCGCTACAATAATGGACTATACAAGTAGTCAGCCTCGTTAGCTATATTGGCAATAACATGCTTTTGGGTTAGCGTTGACTCCCGCAACTTCTGGATTTGATGTCTTAATCATTGGCAGTGGTGCTGCGGGTCTCAGTGCTGCCCTTGCCCTTCCTGCCACCTATCGCGTTGGCCTGATCACAAAAACCGATCTCCAGCAATCGGCCAGCGGCTGGGCCCAGGGCGGTATGGCTGCGGCCATTGATCCTACGGATTCTCCCTCGCTCCATGCCCAAGATACCCTTGCTGCGGGGGCTGGTCTCTGTGATCCAGTGAGTGTCCAGTTTTTGGTTGAGCAGGCACCGACACAGGTGGAGCGCCTGTTGGCAATGGGGGTCGCCTTTGATCGTGCGGGCGATCGCCCGGCTTTGACCCTCGAAGCTGCCCATTCTCGTCCTCGAGTACTCCATGCCGCTGATACCACCGGACAAGCCCTAATTACGACACTGCTCAAACAGGTGACTGCTGCACCCCATATCACGCTTTTGCCCAATAGCTTTGTCTTTGATCTGTGGCTAGAGTCGGGGCGATGCTGTGGGGTGTGTCTGTTGCATCAGGGACAGCTCCAGTGGCTGCGCTCGGGGGCGGTCATTCTCGCTACGGGGGGTGGCGGTCAAGTGTTTGCCCAAACTACTAATCCCCCCCTCAGTACTGGCGATGGTGTGGCAATGGCCTGGCGAGCCGGCGCCCACATTCGCGATGTCGAGTTTTTTCAGTTTCATCCCACTGCCCTAGCCGTCGAGGGGGCACCGCGATTTCTCATCAGTGAAGCAGTACGGGGTGAAGGGGCGCATTTAATTGACAACACAGGTCATCGCTTTGTAGCGGATTACCATCCTGCTGGCGAGCTGGCCCCCCGGGATATTGTCAGTCGTGCCATTTACCGTCACCTTCAGCACACCCATGCCCCCCATGTCTGGCTAGACTTACGACCCCTTCCCCGCGATCGCCTGCACCACCGCTTTCCGAAAATCATTGCTGTCTGTCGGCAGTGGGGCATTGATGTTGAGCAGCAACCCATTCCGGTGTCTCCGGCAGCCCATTACTGGATGGGGGGAGTCGTCACCGACTTACAGGCCAAAACCAGCCTTCCCGGCCTCTATGCCGTTGGCGAAGTAGCTAGTACTGGTGTCCATGGTGCCAATCGCCTAGCCAGTAACTCCCTTTTGGAATGTTTTGTCTTTTCGGCTCAACTTGCCCACCTGGATCCTCAGCCCCTTCCCTTGGCAGTGTTCCCTGTTGGCCAGAAATCCCTTGAAATTGAGCCAGTGAGCTTTCGTCAGTGGCGCCAAGAGTTGCGGGAACTCCTGTGGCAAAGTGCAGGGATTTGTCGCGATGCTCCCCCATTGATGGCCGCTCTTTCCCAAGTGAAGGAATGGCGCCAACAATTGCTGGCTCATCCAGTTGCGATCGCCTTTCATGAACTAGACCCCAATTACTCCTACACCCTCAGCAATCAAGCCGGGCAGGACACCCTTTGGGAATGGGGCGAGCTACGCAATCTCTTGGATATTGCCTATTTAATTCTCAAAAGTGCCCTCTTTCGTGAGGAAAGTCGCGGTGGTCACTACCGCCAAGACTACCCCCAACCCGATCCCAACTGGCAAATGCACACCCTGATTTGGGGAGAACACTGGCAAAAAGCAGCAATTCAAGGCCTTCAGAGTAAACTATAGTTGCTATAGATTCCAAAAATTTTTTGCGGTGATCTATCCCTATGATGCAGTCACGGCGTGTGCAGGAAAGTTTGGTGGGCCTGGTTATCCTTGCGGGCTTAGCAACATTGGGGGTCGGCCTCCTCTGGTTGCGGGGCCACCTTGCCGGTGCCAATAGCTACACCCTTGAGGTGGAATTGGACACAGCACCGGGCTTAGCAGTGGGAACACAGGTGCGCTATCGGGGTGTCCAGGTGGGACGAGTCACGGCCATTGGTTTTGATGCCAATGGTGTCCAAGTGAGTGTGCGCATCAATAATGTGTTGATTCCGCGGAGTGCTGTACCGGAGATTCGCCAGTCGGGCTTTCTTGGTCAGGCCTTCTTGGACTTTACTCCCAAGGAGCGGGTACCGGAGATTCCCAAGGAGGTCACCGCCTTTGCCCCCAAGTGCCAACCAGCGGTGGTTTACTGCAATGGCGATCGCGTGACCGGGGTGCGCACTGCCAGCCTAGAAGATTTGGTGCGAGCCGCAACTCGTTTTACCACTGCCCTTGAAGAATCAGGCCTTATCAACAACGCCAATACCCTCATTTTGGGGGCAACCCGCGTTGTGAACCGTGCTGATCAATCCCTGACAAAGGTCACCACTGCCCTCGATAGCTTCAACGCCCTCAGTAATGAAGCCCGTGTTGAACTACGGAACTTTGGCACGGCCTCGCAAGCAGTGACTCGTGCAGCCAACCAAATCAGTGAAATCGTTGAAGTGAACCGCGATACAATTAACTCTACTTTG
Proteins encoded in this window:
- the guaA gene encoding glutamine-hydrolyzing GMP synthase; the protein is MTHSTLHQPDTATGQGLQRQLIVILDFGSQYSELIARRIRETQVYSEVISYRTTAEQLAQLAPKGIILSGGPNSVYDENAPQCDPEIWNLGIPILGVCYGMQLMVQQLGGRVERAIAGEYGKAALFIDDPTDLLTNVEQETIMWMSHGDSVTELPPGFRVLAHTHNTPMAAIAHPERKLYGVQFHPEVVHSLGGIALIRNFVYHICDCEPTWTTAAFVEEAIREVRAKVGDKRVLLALSGGVDSSTLAFLLHRAIGDQLTCMFIDQGFMRKGEPERLLKLFQEQFHIKVEYVNARDRFLAQLVGVTDPEEKRKRIGHEFIRVFEEESQRLGPFDYLAQGTLYPDVIESANANIDPQTGERVAVKIKSHHNVGGLPENLRFKLVEPLRKLFKDEVRQVGRSLGLPEEIVRRHPFPGPGLAIRILGEVTPERLEILRDADLIVRQEINRAEMYHDFWQAFAVLLPIRTVGVMGDQRTYAYPVVLRFVTSEDGMTADWARVPYDLLERISNRIVNEVPGVNRVVYDITSKPPGTIEWE
- the dnaB gene encoding replicative DNA helicase gives rise to the protein MVQEPSFQLDSELIPPQNLEAEEWILGGILLDPEAINRVVDILPVEAFYLRAHREIYRAMVSLHSRGSPTDLLCVTAWLQDQELLEKVGGQAKLAELVERTVSAINIDRYALLVKEKYLRRKLIEAGNQVVKLGYDTSLSLNTILDRAEQQIFSVTQDRIQQGLTRTDEILTRTFAELEQRAIGNIQPGLFCNFYDLDNLTQGFQRSDLIIIAGRPSMGKTAIALQIARRIAEIHNLGVAIYSLEMSKEQLVQRLLASEARIDSNYLRAGRISQHQWEPLSRAIGILSQLPIYIDDTPNPTLGEIRSTARRLHAEHPNGLGLILIDYLQLMGGEETSEGRVQELSKITRSLKALARELNVPVIALSQLSRSVESRQNKRPLMSDLRESGSIEQDADLVILLYRDDYYNPDTPDRGICELLIAKHRNGPVGTVKLLFDPQYTRFENLARD
- the rplI gene encoding 50S ribosomal protein L9 gives rise to the protein MAKRVQVVLNETVNKLGRMGQVVEVAPGYARNYLFPRGIAEPATPSALRRVERLQEKERQRLAELKVVAEKQKATLEKLATITISMPAGEKDMLFGSVTPKDVAEAIQAITGETVDRRDIVLPEIRKLGTYAAEIKLHPEVSVKLNIQVVPD
- the psaJ gene encoding photosystem I reaction center subunit IX, coding for MKHFLTYLSTAPVLAAIWMTITAGILIEFNRFYPDLLFHPL
- a CDS encoding photosystem I subunit III precursor, plastocyanin (cyt c553) docking protein PsaF, whose translation is MRRLLALLLVLTLWLGFTPLASADVAGLVPCKDSPAFQKRAAAAVNTTADPASGQKRFERYSQALCGQDGLPHLVVDGRLSRAGDFLIPSALFLYIAGWIGWVGRAYLIAVRNSGEANEKEIIIDVPLAIKFMLTGFAWPLAALKELAAGELTAKDNEITVSPR
- a CDS encoding adenylate/guanylate cyclase domain-containing protein, encoding MQHFSPALPPMDADPTFDLPEKKILETLPPQQLVAIILRQQQIINQLRHALLQIPGVPEVLHPGAPAPPEPHLALVSEDTVCYFPLTGGNCWTIGRSEDNSIVLSDRWMSRNHAMIQRLGQGEFYLIDLGSRNGTFVNGRRVSIPVALHNGDRITFGQTELDFFNEPFAPLFADNAALSLLQSEGSSTALLHVRRLLTVLVVDIRDFTKLTRQLEEELLSELIGTWFHRAGEIIRQYGSWVDKYIGDAVMAVWIHESEEIGCQEICHTLSALEDLRLMTGELHQQYPLPWPLRIGSGLNTGYAMVGNTGSGDRPDYTALGDTVNAAFRLESATKTIAADLAMGATTYHYLVQSCPTPVPFQLQVLNLKGYEAPVPAYVGTFDDLHSFLDQALKSRDTLH
- the psbU gene encoding photosystem II complex extrinsic protein PsbU, which produces MQRLGRWLALAYFVGVSLLGWINWSAPTLAATASTAEELVNVVDEKLGTAYGEKIDLNNTNIAAFIQYRGLYPTLAKLIVKNAPYQSVEDVLNIPGLTERQKEILRQNLDHFTVTEVETALVEGGDRYNNGLYK